The proteins below are encoded in one region of Triticum aestivum cultivar Chinese Spring chromosome 1B, IWGSC CS RefSeq v2.1, whole genome shotgun sequence:
- the LOC123077308 gene encoding uncharacterized protein codes for MKKELIAKIQRYYDRVKIIDEGFCFGLLDPVSNIVVSEAIAQTDLALAVEEKEEDYSRGHRRPMLRCIFERSVDGLVAFLVALFPYLTNYRAVWYLNKADLDPLVAAGLVIQHRGMERTFGFQSDTTAAAVGMALRCAASAAQHHDPRKFALAWKILSPSICKINTLLSSPYAARDPALIIDIWELLERPEPPALALEEAWELASKRHGSNLNNNAEMELQVPLLPTLRRVLLATIHGYYLEALAWLPKDKLRGSHQYLYSLLHAGHCYGPLDPVSNIIVNTLWYAQAYPLTLEKKIEIEAMSTRALLRIALRSLYGLISFLCTRHPTLTPGEAMQRLQLAGAYLQNADDCDGGVEEAEAYAAAANAARHPKPLEQAHFLGPSNSILKGFSDLLEHNEPANVRPLFPGYFQALANCKPAQEAKNTNVLGPWTYNDVMRTIGNFWNEHNSAVGMAKSAIEMHNKKQHQVQPSYEVHVVCGVNDYAGGRANPTKPFDGTCLCSHINFLATQTATGTSPELFFAECSNVGSKEVLLCCPVAMQLPGTEQVRCLYCESRGRTIVHPTKESFLGREREFEKMFRGEGKRANNEMISESYYITLRLDNLEEDRIYGDYSCDPGLQEEVPFDDIN; via the exons ATGAAAAAGGAGCTCATTGCCAAGATCCAGCGCTACTACGACCGGGTGAAGATCATCGACGAAGGCTTCTGCTTCGGCCTACTAGATCCGGTCTCCAACATCGTCGTTAGCGAAGCAATCGCCCAAACCGACCTGGCCCTAGCGGTGGAGGAGAAAGAGGAGGACTACTCGCGTGGTCATCGGAGGCCGATGCTACGGTGCATTTTCGAGCGGTCGGTCGACGGCCTGGTCGCCTTCCTGGTGGCCCTCTTCCCCTACCTCACCAACTACAGGGCCGTGTGGTATCTCAACAAGGCCGATCTGGACCCCCTCGTGGCTGCCGGGCTCGTCATCCAGCACCGCGGGATGGAGCGGACCTTCGGTTTCCAGTCTGACACGACCGCGGCCGCCGTCGGAATGGCGCTCAGgtgtgccgcctccgccgcccagcACCACGACCCGCGGAAGTTTGCTCTGGCGTGGAAGATACTGTCCCCTTCAATCTGCAAGATCAACACACTGCTTTCATCCCCCTACGCAGCCCGAGACCCCGCTCTGATCATCGACATCTGGGAACTACTTGAGCGACCTGAACCACCTGCTCTTGCCCTGGAGGAAGCCTGGGAGCTTGCCTCTAAACGACATGGAAGCAACCTGAATAATAATGCAGAGATGGAGCTGCAGGTACCGCTGCTGCCGACTTTGAGGCGTGTGCTTCTCGCCACCATCCATGGATACTATCTGGAGGCTCTTGCCTGGCTGCCCAAGGACAAACTGCGGGGCTCGCACCAGTACCTTTACAGCTTGCTCCATGCCGGCCACTGCTACGGGCCGCTGGACCCCgtctccaacatcatcgtgaataCCCTCTGGTATGCCCAGGCCTACCCTCTAACGCTAGAGAAAAAGATCGAGATCGAGGCCATGAGCACCAGAGCCCTGCTGCGGATCGCACTCCGATCCCTATATGGCCTCATCTCCTTCCTCTGCACACGCCACCCCACCCTCACGCCGGGCGAAGCCATGCAACGACTGCAGCTGGCCGGGGCCTATCTCCAAAATGCCGATGATTGCGATGGTGGTGTGGAAGAAGCCGAAGCCTACGCGGCTGCTGCCAATGCCGCACGCCACCCCAAACCTCTTGAACAGGCCCACTTCCTCGGACCATCTAATTCCATACTCAAAGGCTTCTCGGATCTCCTCGAGCACAACGAACCTGCCAACGTCCGCCCATTGTTTCCGGGCTACTTCCAAGCTCTTGCCAACTGCAAACCTGCACAAGAAGCAAAAAACACCAACGTGTTAGGCCCCTGGACTTACAATGATGTAATGAGAACGATAGGCAACTTCTGGAACGAGCACAATAGCGCCGTGGGAATGGCGAAATCTGCGATCGAGATGCACAACAAGAAACAACACCAG GTACAACCCAGCTACGAGGTTCATGTCGTCTGCGGTGTCAATGATTATGCGGGTGGCCGTGCGAACCCAACGAAGCCCTTCGATGGCACGTGCCTTTGCTCCCACATCAACTTCCTCGCCACCCAGACCGCAACAGGCACATCTCCAGAGCTCTTCTTTGCCGAGTGTAGCAACGTCGGCTCTAAGGAGGTGCTGTTGTGCTGTCCTGTGGCTATGCAACTTCCAGGCACTG AGCAAGTCCGTTGCCTTTACTGTGAGTCCAGAGGGAGGACCATCGTGCACCCGACCAAGGAGAGTTTCCTGGGGCGTGAAAGAGAGTTTGAGAAGATGTTCCGCGGCGAAGGAAAGCGCGCCAACAATGAAATGATCTCTGAGAGCTATTACATAACCTTGCGTTTGGATAATCTGGAGGAGGACCGGATCTACGGCGATTACAGCTGCGACCCTGGACTCCAAGAGGAGGTGCCATTCGATGACATAAATTAA